The proteins below are encoded in one region of Lactuca sativa cultivar Salinas chromosome 3, Lsat_Salinas_v11, whole genome shotgun sequence:
- the LOC111888388 gene encoding uncharacterized protein LOC111888388, with protein MGNCQAVDAAALVIQHPSGKIERMYSSASASEIMKMNPGHYVSLIIPLPGAETLDNSGNKTVKFTRVKLLRPTDTLVLGRAYRLVTSHEVMKVLRAKRQAKMKKELPESMAEKEKDNEETSSEMENSSEVTHERRYRQRSGSFSRSKSWRPSLKSISEAAS; from the exons ATGGGGAATTGTCAAGCAGTAGATGCAGCTGCTTTAGTTATACAACATCCATCAGGGAAGATAGAGAGGATGTATTCGTCTGCAAGTGCTAGTGAGATCATGAAGATGAATCCAGGACATTATGTTTCTCTTATAATTCCCTTGCCTGGTGCCGAAACCCTAGATAACTCCGGGAATAAAACCGTTAAGTTCACCAGAGTTAAGCTTCTCCGGCCAACTGATACACTTGTTCTAGGTCGCGCTTATCGCCTCGTTACCTCTCATG AAGTTATGAAGGTATTGAGAGCGAAAAGACAAGCGAAGATGAAGAAGGAGCTGCCGGAATCAATGGCGGAAAAGGAAAAGGATAACGAAGAAACAAGTTCCGAAATGGAGAACTCAAGCGAG GTGACACATGAAAGAAGATACAGACAAAGGTCTGGATCGTTTTCGAGGTCAAAATCATGGCGTCCTTCATTGAAGAGTATCTCCGAAGCTGCTAGCTAA